The genomic region CTCGGCGTGCTCGTCTTCGTCGGCTGGATTCGTGACGAGCACGCGGCCCAGGAGGTGACCAGGGGGACCGACCTCGGGGACTCCGCCGCCGGGAGATGGATCTGGGCGATGCGGACCGTCGTCAGCCTCGCCGTCGTCGTGACCCTGTTCCTCGGTGTGCAGGGGCTCCTCGTGCAGGCGAACGTGCTGGCCGAGCCCATCATCGCGCTGTAGCACACCGGCCACGACACCGCCTGTCTCGGCGGCTGCTGACGGTTCACACGCCACCCAACTGCACGATTACGATTCCTCAGCAGACGGCTATTTTTCGCAGAGATACAAAACGGAAACCGGCCAGAGACCGACCATACCGTGTGTTAACGACGAATTGACGGTTCCACGGTCCGCAAGCACTAATACGGAGAGTCTGGCAGTGGCGCACAATGGCACGTGAATCGTGGACATCACGAATCGGGTTCATCCTCGCGGCCGTCGGCAGCGCCGTCGGCCTCGGGAACATCTGGCGGTTCCCGTGGATGACAGCAGAGAACGGGGGCAGTGCGTTCCTGGTACTGTACCTGGGTATCGTCCTGGCCGTCGGCGTTCCGGGTCTGGTCGCCGAGTTCGTCATCGGCCGCCGGGCCGGCAAGAGCCCGGTCGGCGCACTCGAATCGCTCTCCGGGTCGAAGCACTGGGGGAAGCTCGGGCTCATCACCGTCCTAGCCGGCCTCGTCCTCCTGTCGTTCTACAGCGTCGTGGGCGGCTGGATCCTCCGGTACTTCGTCGCGAGCGCGACCGGGGCCTACTTCGACGCCCCCGGCGCGTACTTCAGCAGCATCAGTTACGGCGCTGGCGCAGCCGGCTTCCACGTCCTCTTCCTCGCCATCACGGCGGGTATCGTCGCGGGCGGGGTTCGGGGCGGCATCGAGCGCGCCACGACGGTCATGATGCCCATCGTCATCCTGATGCTCGGGGCGCTCGCCGTCTGGGCGGGTGGCCTCTCGGGCGCGAGTGAAGCATATGACTTCTTCCTCACCTTCGACGCGGCGTACGTGCAGGCGAACGCCCTCGACATCCTGCTCTCGGCCGCGGGCCAGGCACTGTTCACCCTCTCCGTGGGCGCGGGGACGATGATAACCTACGCCTCCTACATCGGTGAGGATCGCTCGCTCCCCGCCGACGGGAGCATCATCGCCTTGCTCAACACCGGCGTCGGCGTCCTCGCCGGGTTCGTCGTCCTGCCGCTGCTGTTCTCGACGCCCAACGTCGACCCCGCGACGAGCGGCCCCGGCGCGCTCTTCGTCGGCGTCGCCACCGCCTTCGGCGAACTGCCCGGCGGGCGCATCCTCGCGGTCGGCTTCTTCGCCGTGGTCGCGCTGGCCGCGCTCTCCTCGTCCATCTCGATGCTGGAGATTCCCGTCGCCTACCTCGTCGACGAGCACGGGCTCGAGCGCAAGACCGCGACCGCCGGCCTCGCCGCCTTCGTCCTCGTCACGGGGACCGTGAGCGCGTTCAGCTCCGAAGTGTTCGGCATCCTCGCGGGCCCGGTCGTCGACATCCTGCTCACGACCGGCCTGTTCGCGTTCGTCGTCTTCGCCGCATGGGTCCTCGGCGGCGATGCCGTCGATGAGTTCACCCTCGGTACGCGGTTCTCCAGCGGGCTCGGTGACGCCTGGCGACTCCTCATCGGCGTTGCCCTCCCGCCGTTCCTCCTGTTCACGCTGTTCAACGGCATCCTGGGCTACCTCGGCTGGCAGGCACCGGTCGAGTACGTCGCCGCGGCCGCCATCCTCGTCGGCCTCGCCGTCGTCAGCAGCGTCCAGCGCGTCGCGAGCACGGAACGAGCCGACAACGCGGCCTGACTGGACGCCGATACACCGCGGTTGGCTGGCTACCGGTACACCGGCTGACTGGCCGCCAACACACCGGTTGACCGAACGCCAACACCACCGCCTGC from Haloarchaeobius sp. HME9146 harbors:
- a CDS encoding sodium-dependent transporter yields the protein MARESWTSRIGFILAAVGSAVGLGNIWRFPWMTAENGGSAFLVLYLGIVLAVGVPGLVAEFVIGRRAGKSPVGALESLSGSKHWGKLGLITVLAGLVLLSFYSVVGGWILRYFVASATGAYFDAPGAYFSSISYGAGAAGFHVLFLAITAGIVAGGVRGGIERATTVMMPIVILMLGALAVWAGGLSGASEAYDFFLTFDAAYVQANALDILLSAAGQALFTLSVGAGTMITYASYIGEDRSLPADGSIIALLNTGVGVLAGFVVLPLLFSTPNVDPATSGPGALFVGVATAFGELPGGRILAVGFFAVVALAALSSSISMLEIPVAYLVDEHGLERKTATAGLAAFVLVTGTVSAFSSEVFGILAGPVVDILLTTGLFAFVVFAAWVLGGDAVDEFTLGTRFSSGLGDAWRLLIGVALPPFLLFTLFNGILGYLGWQAPVEYVAAAAILVGLAVVSSVQRVASTERADNAA